The following proteins are co-located in the Ailuropoda melanoleuca isolate Jingjing chromosome 13, ASM200744v2, whole genome shotgun sequence genome:
- the LOC100471647 gene encoding olfactory receptor 4D2, with the protein MEPGNVTWVSEFVFLGLSQTPELQLFLFPVFLFVYTTTVVGNLLIMVTMTSDARLHAPMYFLLCNLAVLDLSFSSVTAPKMLVDFLSETKTISYQGCMAQIFFFHFLGGAMVFFLSVMAYDRLVAISRPLHYVTIMNSQLCVGLMVASWVGGFVHSIVQLALMLPLPFCGPNVLDNFYCDVPQVLRLSTSSVSQVQIPKPYENNLMG; encoded by the coding sequence ATGGAGCCAGGGAACGTCACATGGGTATCAGAGTTTGTCTTCCTGGGACTTTCCCAGACTCCAGAGCTCCAGCTTTTCCTGTTTCCGGTGTTCCTGTTTGTCTACACCACCACTGTCGTGGGAAACCTCCTCATCATGGTCACGATGACCTCAGATGCCCGGCTCCACGCACCCATGTACTTTCTGCTCTGCAATCTGGCTGTCTTAgacctctccttctcctctgtcaCTGCCCCAAAGATGCTGGTAGACTTCCTCTCTGAGACGAAGACCATCTCCTACCAGGGCTGCATGGCCCAGATCTTCTTCTTCCACTTTCTGGGAGGCGCCATGGTCTTCTTCCTCTcggtgatggcctatgaccgcctTGTTGCCATCTCCCGGCCCCTCCACTATGTCACCATCATGAACTCTCAGCTCTGTGTGGGGTTGATGGTGGCTAGCTGGGTAGGAGGATTTGTTCACTCCATTGTCCAGCTGGCTCTGATGCTCCCGTTGCCTTTCTGTGGTCCCAATGTCCTGGACAACTTCTACTGTGATGTCCCACAAGTGCTGAGACTC